The Deinococcus puniceus genome segment GCATTTTGACGTCGAGCAGCATTGCGTCGGGAGTGTGGTCACGGAGGTAATCCAGTGCAGTCTTGCCGTCCTGAACAGCCACGATTTCGTGCCCGTCTGCCGACAGAATGACCTCCAGCATAGTCCGGATGGCCGGTTCGTCATCAGCGACGAGGATGGTATACGCCATAAGCCCCATGATAGTGCAGGGCGGCCCTGTAAGAAACGTCACCTGCACAAGAAGGGTATGAGAAACCCCCACACAGTGGCGGGGGTGGGGCGGGGGTGCGCCGTTTTGGGGCGAAGTTTGGGGCTTTATACGGGATTGCTTTGATTCCCGAACAGCCGCAAACCCACCGATAGGGTCGTCCATCGTCGCCATCCCGTCTTTTCTTCTACTCGCTTCGCTCGAAATTCGTCTTCAACTCATTTTAAGTTCGTATTAGCCCTTGCCTATCGCCTGAGCTTCCCGCGCTTCTTGTGCCAATTGACGGCGCAGGATTTTCATGGCGGCTGTTTTGGGCAACTCGGAGCGGAATTCCACGCTGCGGGGCACTTTGTAGGCGCTCAGGTCTTTTTTGCAGTGGGCGATGATTTCGGCTTCGGTGGCCTTCATGCCGGGTTTCAGGGCCACCACCGCGTGTACGTTTTCGCCCCGGTAGGCGTCGGGCAGGCCCACGGCGGCGGCTTCCAGCACCGCCGGATGGCTCATCAGGACTTCTTCCACTTCACGCGGGTAGATGTTGAAGCCCCCGGCGATGATCAGGTCTTTTTTGCGGTCTACGATGCTGAAATACCCGTCTTCGCCCATGATGCTCATGTCGCCCGTCATCAGCCACATGCGCCCAAACGCTTCACGCATCGTTTTGGCGGTTTCGTCGGGGCGTTGCCAGTAGCCTTTCATGATCATGGGGCCAGCCACCCACAACTCTCCGACCTCGCCGTAGGGCACGGGCTGGCCGTCGTCGCCCACCACCACCGCGTCTACGCCGGGCATGGGCAGGCCAATGCTGCCTTCGCGCTGGCCGCTAAAAATCGGGTTGGTGTGCGTGATCGGGCTGGCTTCGGTGAGGCCGTAGCCCTCCACGAGGTTCGCGCCGCCCGTGATTTCGCGGAATTTGCGCGAGGTTTCCAGCAGCAACGGGGCGCTGCCGCTGATGCAGGCGCGGATGCTGGTCAGGTCGTGCTTAGGGGTGTCGGGGTGGTTGTTGATGGCGTTGTACAGCGTGGGCACCCCCGGAAACAGCGTGGCTTTGCTGGCCGTGATCGCGCCCAGCACCATCTTGATGTCGCGGGGATTGGGCACGAGAGCCATCGTCGCGCCCACCAGCACGCTGAGATTCATGGCAACGGTCATGCCGTACACATGAAAAAATGGAATGGCGGCCAGCGTCACTTCTTGGCCGTCGCGCAGGTCGGTCATCCAAGCGCGGGCCTGCTCGCAGTTGGCGACCAAGTTGCGGTGGGTCAGCATGGCCCCCTTGGGCACGCCGGTGGTGCCTCCTGTGTATTGCAGCAGCGCCACATCGTCCGGCTCGACCCGCACTGGACTGGGCGTAGGCGGCTGAGATTTGACCAGTGCCTTGAAAGGCAGCACTTTTCCGGTGGCCTTGATGCTGACCCAAGTTCCCTCACGCCGCGCCTTCACCGGATAGAGCAGGTTTTTGGGAAACGGCAGCGCGTCCTGAATCCCGGTCACGATGACGCGGCGCACGCCCACGCGGGACTCGATTTCGGCAAAGCGCGGGTAAAACGTATCCAAGATAATCAGCGTTTCACTGCCGCTGTCGGTCAGTTGGTGTTCCAGCTCTTTGGGCGTGTACAGCGGGCTGGTATTGACCACCACCGCGCCTGCCAGCAGCGCCCCATAAAAGCCCACGACGAACTGGGGGCAGTTGGGCAGCATGATAGACACGCGGTCACCCGCTGCCACGCCCGCCTTCTGCAGCGCCGTCGCAAACCGCTGGGCATCTTGCCACAGCTCCTTGTAGGTCATAGACGCGCCCACGAACGTCAGGGCGGGCCGGTCTGGGAATTTGGCAGCGGCCCGTTCCAGCAGCATCGGCACCGTATCGGCACTGGGCGTAAAGTCGTGTGGCACGCCCGTTTCGTAGTGGGCCAACCAAGGGCGGGGCAGGGGGCTGGCAGCAGGGGGTTGGGGTGCAGTCATGGGCGCAGACACGCTCCTTTGAAAAACTCGTGAACAGCTCTAAACGACTTGGGGGCGAAGGGAGGACGGGGCCTTGATGAGAACAACGAACGCAGCACGGGGGAAGCACGACGGGACGGCGGCCAACCAGCAGGAATGCACCCACAACACGGCAATGCTTTGTAATTGAACTGAGTATAACAAAATGCTCCTGCTCCTGCCAGCACACCCCCACTAGGCGGACGACGAGCGGGACACAAGCTGAGCAGGCCGACTCAAGGTCGCCTCAAGCCGCTCTCACACGGCTTTTGACAGACTGCATCCATGACCGATCAGCCTTCCCCACCCCTGACCCTCAGCCACCGGGCGCACCTGCAAACCGCATTAGAGATGGCCCGTGAGGCGGTGGCGGCGGGCAGTTCTCCTGTTGGGGCCGTGTTGGTCAATGAAAAAGACGAAGTGGTGGCTAAGGGCCGCAACCGTGTAGGCGAAGACCAAACCGCTGAACGTGTGGGCGGAGCGAGCGTGGCGCACGCCGAAATGGACGTGTTTTTTGCGCTGGGTAAGCTGAAAAATCCTGGCAAGCTGACCCTGTATTCCAGCCTCGAACCCTGCCTGATGTGCGGCGGCGCATCCTCACTGTTGGGCGTGGGCCGCGTGGTGTGGGCCACCGACGACGCTTGGGGCGGGTCGGGCCGCCTGATCAAGTGGGCCGATCATCCCGCCATGCAGTCCACCGAAGTCATGGCCTGCCCCTACCCCGATCTGGAGGCCGAGGGCGCACGCCTGTTTGCCCCCGAAGCCAAACGCGCTTTTCCTGATGAGGGCTGGGAACTGTGGCGGGAGCGGTATCCGGCAGAAACGGCGGAAGTAGAAGAAAGTGGGGAAAAACAGGGCGGGGAAGACGGGAAGGACTGAATGCTCTAGCCTTCCCGCATGACCATTCTTGTCATCGGCAGCGTGAATGCTGACCTGACCGTGCAGGCGGCCCGCATTCCGGCCCCCGGCGAAACCGTGCTGGGCGGCGACGCCCGCGTGTCGGCGGGAGGAAAAGGTGCGAATCAGGCGGTGGCCGCCGCTCTGGCAGGCGCACACGTCAGCCTGTGCGGCGCGGTGGGCGGCGACTCTGACCCCTTCCGGCTCCCGGCGTTGGCGGGCCTGACCCGTGCGTGCGTAGATTTATCGGGCCTGCACACGCTGGACGCCCCCACCGGGCTGGCCCTGATTACGGTGGCGGCAGACGGAGAAAACGCGATCACGGTTGCCAGCGGCGCGAATGCCCGCTTTGGGCCAGAGCATCTGCCTACCGACTGGGGCGGCTTCACCCATGTTCTGCTTCAACAAGAGCTTGCGCCTGCCGTGACGCTGGAAGCCGCCCGCCGCGCCCACGCCGCCGGACTGACCGTGCTTCTGAACGCCGCTCCCGCCCGCACCGCTGACCCAGACCTGTTGGCCCACACCCACCACCTGATCGTCAATGAGCATGAGTTGGCCGCGCTGGTGGGGCGAACCGTGGAGGACGAGACACTGGAATTGGCCGCCCATTCCCTGCTGGGGTTGGGGCCGAAGACGGTGACGGTCACGCTGGGTGCACAAGGGAGTCTGACCGTTACCCCAGATCAGACTTACCGAATCGCGGCCCATTCGGTGCAAGTCGTGGACACTACCGGAGCGGGCGATACGTTTTGCGGCGTGTTGGCGGCGCGGCTCTCCAGCGGCGACCCTTTGCCCCAAGCGCTGCATTGGGCGGGCGTGGCGGCGGGCTTGGCCTGCACTCGACCCGGCGCACAGGACAGCATGCCCGGTTGGGCAGAGGTGGTGGCAGCGGAGAGAATGCGCTAGATCATCGGTCATGGTGTTCGACGTTCTGTGCCGCCCAGACCACCAATCCCTGTACCCGCCCGTTCAGATCAGCGTCGATGGCCGGGTCACTTCTCCACCTGTCCAAGTTGCTGATCAGCGTGTGCCAAGGCTCTGGGAAGGTCAGGACTGCCCAGCGCACGGCGGCGGGTTTGCTGCCCAGTTGGCCTGTGCTGAGCGTGTGGGCAATGCGGCATATGGTTTCGGCAGCGTAGACGGCGTGGCCCCGGTGCCCCCAGCCGGGATCGTGGGGCGTGAGCGCGAAGGCCCGCCAATCGTGCAGGCGGTTCAGCACGGCGCGGCGAATGTGGGCCTCGGAGACGGGGGCAATCAGGGTGTGCGGCTCGGGGCCAAAAAACCGGCTTTCTCCGTGCAGCACGGCCCAGCGTTCCATTACCCAGTTTTCATGGTGAGTCTGCCAGTCCAGCACCCCGCCCCCGCGAGACAACGTGGGATGCCGCTCTTCTGGTCGCCATCGTTCGGCAGAGGCGCGGGACAGGTAGGCCACTTCCAACTCACGGCAATACGGCTGCCCAGAGGCAAACAGACGGATATGCAACGCGGCCAGCCCAGCGTATTCAGCAGGATCGACAGGCTGGTCTGTGATGCACAGAGCGTCCACATCGCTGGTCTCAGGGTCGAAGTCCCCCAAAGCGAGGGAGCCGCGCAGGTAGAGGCCCACCAGATTCGGCCCCAACACGGCTTGTTGTTCGGCCAGCAGGTGACCGAGTAGGGCGGTGACGGAAGGCGGCCACATGGCTTTTATCCTAAAGCTGCCCGCCCATTGCGCTGTCCTTTAACACCCCGCCCTTTGATACGCTGCCCCTATGCGTTACCGAGTCCCCACCGAACACGATTACGACGCCCTGCACGCGCTTGACCTCGCCGCCCTGCGCCATGCCGATCCAGCCTTCGACACCTTGCCCGACCGCGAACGCGAGGGCCGGATCTGTACCACGCTGCCCGCCCTCAAGTTTTATGAACGCAGCGAGCATTCTTTCGTGGCCGAAGATGACGGCGTGCTGCACGGCTTTATCTTCGCCCAGAGCGTATGGCAGGGAGACCGCCCGGTGGTGCTGGTACGCACGGTGGCCCTCGCGCCCCACGCCCAGCCTGATGCACAGGCCGCCACCGCCGAGGGGCTGCTGCACGCCACCGTCAAGAGTGCCTACGATACCGCCGTCTACGAGGTGCATTTTGCCGTGACACCCGCGCTGGAGGCCGCCGCCGTTGCCGAGGGCGCACATGTGCTGGGGCGCTACGCCGTGCGGCATCTGGGCACGCGGGCCGACACCGCGCCGGGTCAGAAGTTGGGGCCGTCAGAGTTGCCCGAACTGGGCCGTTAGAGCCTCTATACTGCTGCTTATGACGAAATCTGCAACCCGCGTCCTGCTCGGTGTACGCGGTATGAACCGAGAAGCAGGCGAAAAAGTGGCCGGGGCGCTGCTGGCGCTGCCCGGTGTCGTCCGTGCCATGCCCGACGACGGCCAAATCGAAGTGCATTACGATCCCTCTCAACTGACGGTGATGGACTTGGTTCGCGCAGTGCGCGGGCAGGGCTTCCTTGCCGGAATGCTCTAGACGCGGTGGCGTTGGGCTACGTCGGCGTGCTGACCATCCGCGTAGAAATGCCGTGGGTCAGTAACCTCAAGGAAAAACGGGCGCTGGTGCGGCCTGTCGTGGAACGCCTGAAATCCCGGTATCCCCTGACGGTGGCCCGCCTCGACGGTCTGGACGCCCACGACTGGGAGATCATCGGTGTGGCGACCCTCAGCAACGATTACGTGTGGGTCGAAGAAACCCTTCGCATGGCCGCCGACTACATCGCCCGTGAAGGCGAATACCGCGTGGCGTGGGAAACCACCGAAATCACCGTGCTGGGCGAAGATGACGGGGACGACGAGGACGAGTAGGCCGCAGTCCCATCAGCAGGAGCCACGTCAGCAGGAAAAGGGAGCCGTCGGCGTGACTGGCTCCCCTTCTTGTTGACGCGCCTGTTGTGTGTCGAGTGAACGTATCGGTGACCGTGTTCTAAAAGCTCCTGCCCCCACACAAGGCAAGAATGCTGCGGCTACCACGCCTTTCCCACTTCCTACTCAAGCTCTTTCAGACGAACTTGCTCTGGTTCCCGAACATCCGGTGGGGTTGCGGATGTTCGCACATCATCGCAAGTTGTGATTACTTGTTGACGCTGTCGAACGCTTCCGGGCGGGTCAGCACGCGCCAGTTCAGCACGTTTTCTCCGGTCAGTCCATCGGCGGCGACGGCGTTGGCGGCGCAGTCGTATTTGATGTTGGTTTTCCGCATGATCGGCCAGATCACGGCGGCGGCGCGGCCCGCGATATCGCGCTTGGGTACAGGCCCAAACAGGCGTGAATCCTCGCTGCCTTCCGGCGTGCGGTTGTCGCCCATCACAAAGTAGTGGCCTGCGGGCACCGTGATTTCGGGCTGGTCGGGCAAGTAGTTGTTGCGGCTGGACGAGGCCAGATTGGCGAGGTCACTCTGGGTGTCCCAGCAGCCCTGCTCGCGCCAGTAGTCGGTTGTCCAACTGGAATCCAACTTGGTGCCGTTCAGGGTCACTTCGCCGCCGCTGATACTGATCTTGTCGCCGGGCAGCCCGATCAGGCGCTTGATCAGGAAGGGGCGGTACGTCCAGAGATTCAGCGGGGCGCTTCTGTTCAGGGCCGGAATGGCGTCGGCGGCGGCGCGGGGCGGTTTAAAAATCAGGATGTCGCCGCGCTTGAATTCACCGATGCCTGCTTTGTGCAGCCACGTTTCGTACTTGGGCACGAACACGCGCTCGCGGTTGCGGAGGTTGGGCATCATGCTGACGCCGTCTACACCCACCAACGTGGCGACAAACTGCGTAATGACCACCGCGAAAACGATGGGTTCCAGTAGTTCTTTCCACAGTTTTTGAAGAGGGCCGGGGGCGGACTTGAGCAATCTGGTCATGCAACGCGCAGGATAGCGGATGCAGGGTGAGGAACGGCCATCAGGGTCAGCACCGGCTTCACGCGGCGGGTGTGTTCAGCCGAATTCCGAAGGGAGCCACAAGCGGTGCAGTCCCGCTGGGGGCGGAGTGCAGTGGAATCCAGATCAGTCGGTGCCCGCGCTTCCCAGCAGCGTATGAATGCGCGGCAACTCGGCCAGCGCTGCGTTCCGGCCCGCTTCTATGGCCTGTGCCGAACGGTTGAAATTTTGCAGGTCTACGTCGCCCAGCACGGGCCGCAGCAAAATGTCGGGGCGGTAGAGGCTCAGGCGGGCGTCGGTCAGTTGGGCCTGCATGATTTCTACGGCCCGGCGGAGCGCCTGTACTGGCCCCAGATGCGCTTCTCTGCGCCACAGCAGCACGCGCCGCCCGTGCAGTTCCAGTGGGCTGGGGGCCGTCACGTCCACGGCCAGCACCTTCCGCACGCCCAGAAACAGCGCGGCGTCCACCGGAACCTGATTCAGCACGCCGCCGTCCGACAGCAGCATTTCACCAATTGGCACAGGTTCCAGCGCCCCCGGATAGGCGGTGGTGGCCCGCAAGGCGGTCAGCAGGTTGCCGCGTGAAAGGTACACGCCCCGGCCCGTGAGGACATCGGTGGCCGTGACGGCCAAGGGCAAGGGCAGTTCCTCGAAGGTGGCGGGCAAATGCTGCGACAGCCACGACTCGAAGGCCGACACCCGGATCAGGCCGGTGCCGGGTCGCCAGTCCACCAAGCGCCGCCACGACACCGACGCCGAGATTTTTTCCAGTTCCGCGCCCGAATAGCCCGCCGCGATGAATGCACCCACCAGCCCGCCCATGCTGGTTCCGGCCAGTACCGTGGGCTTGATTCCCGCTTCTTCCAGCACCCGCCAGACGCCGATGTGCGCCAGTCCGCGCGCCCCGCCGCCGCCCAAGACCAAGCCGTATCCTGTCATCCATACCCCGTCATATGCGCGATTCTACGGGCCAACGGTCAGAGACGCGGCCTCGATAGACGCGGTTTGCGCGCTGACGGCCTCTTTTACTGCCGAGCTACACGCGTCTTCATCTGGTTGGGGTGTCTACCCAGAGGGGCCACTCGTGCGCTAGCGTGGAGCCGATGCCTTTGGCGGGTCAACTTGTGGGCGATGGGGTGCGATTGATTCGTCCCGTCGGGCGTGGTTCGCACAGCGTGGTTTATTTCGCGGTGTCCAAGGAAGGCACGCCCTGCGCGGTCAAAATCTTTCCGCTGCATCTGGCGGCCTATGCAGACCGCGAATACGAGAACGCCGCGCCGCTGGATCATCCCCGGCTGGTGCGGGTGCTGGAGCGCACCACCGTGCTGGATCAGCCCGCGCTGGTGGTGACGCTGGCACGCGGCGAAACCTTGTTTGACCGCTACGCCTCCCGCCCCGCCCTGACCGAAGAACGCCGGGCCTTTTTGCTGACGCTGGTGCATCTGCTGGACGCGTTGGCCTACCTGCACGCACGCGGCATGGTTCACCGCGACATCAAGCCCGAAAATATCGTGGCCGAACCGGACGGCAGCGCCAAATTGGTGGATTTTGACCTGTCGGGGCCGCTGCACGAAGTCCTGACTGCGCCGACGCGCATGGGCACAGCGGCTTTTCAGAGTCCGGAGGCGTACCGGGGAGAACCGCTGGGCCCAGAAAGTGACCTGTACGGCGTGGGCGTGTTGCTGGGCTGGGGGCTGCACGGCTCGGTGCTGGAATCCGGCGAAACGCCGCCCCATAGCGATGATCCCCTGTCGCATCTGCACATCATCCTGACCCGCCGAGACGCCGCGAGCCGCCCGAACAATGCGCTGTGGGCGCGGTCAGAGTTGCTGGCGTTGGCGGGATTGCCGTATTAGCGGGAGGGCTAGATTTTGGGGGCTTGGTCTAAGGGTCTAGGGTCGAAGGGTCTAAGGAAGGTCAGGGGAGAGAGTCTGCTTCACAGCCCATAGCTCAAGGCCCAGAGTCAAACACAGGAGAAGACAAGCCCAGACGACTTGTCTTCCCTGTCTTCCAAGCTCAGTTCAAGATGATTCTTGCCTCGTTGGGGCGCAGGGCGGCTGCGCTGGCTGGCAGATCGTTCAAGCTGCTCAGTACCGTTTGGCCGTCCATCCCCGCCACTCCCCGCGTTTGTGCGCCAAAGTTCAGGAGCACGGTCAGGCGCTGGTTACCCTGTGTGCGTTCAAAGGCAAAAACATCGTCGTGGGCGGTGTCTAGGCTGCGGTAATCGCCGCCCAGCA includes the following:
- a CDS encoding ribokinase, whose product is MTILVIGSVNADLTVQAARIPAPGETVLGGDARVSAGGKGANQAVAAALAGAHVSLCGAVGGDSDPFRLPALAGLTRACVDLSGLHTLDAPTGLALITVAADGENAITVASGANARFGPEHLPTDWGGFTHVLLQQELAPAVTLEAARRAHAAGLTVLLNAAPARTADPDLLAHTHHLIVNEHELAALVGRTVEDETLELAAHSLLGLGPKTVTVTLGAQGSLTVTPDQTYRIAAHSVQVVDTTGAGDTFCGVLAARLSSGDPLPQALHWAGVAAGLACTRPGAQDSMPGWAEVVAAERMR
- a CDS encoding nucleoside deaminase, translating into MTDQPSPPLTLSHRAHLQTALEMAREAVAAGSSPVGAVLVNEKDEVVAKGRNRVGEDQTAERVGGASVAHAEMDVFFALGKLKNPGKLTLYSSLEPCLMCGGASSLLGVGRVVWATDDAWGGSGRLIKWADHPAMQSTEVMACPYPDLEAEGARLFAPEAKRAFPDEGWELWRERYPAETAEVEESGEKQGGEDGKD
- the lepB gene encoding signal peptidase I translates to MTRLLKSAPGPLQKLWKELLEPIVFAVVITQFVATLVGVDGVSMMPNLRNRERVFVPKYETWLHKAGIGEFKRGDILIFKPPRAAADAIPALNRSAPLNLWTYRPFLIKRLIGLPGDKISISGGEVTLNGTKLDSSWTTDYWREQGCWDTQSDLANLASSSRNNYLPDQPEITVPAGHYFVMGDNRTPEGSEDSRLFGPVPKRDIAGRAAAVIWPIMRKTNIKYDCAANAVAADGLTGENVLNWRVLTRPEAFDSVNK
- a CDS encoding serine/threonine-protein kinase, which codes for MPLAGQLVGDGVRLIRPVGRGSHSVVYFAVSKEGTPCAVKIFPLHLAAYADREYENAAPLDHPRLVRVLERTTVLDQPALVVTLARGETLFDRYASRPALTEERRAFLLTLVHLLDALAYLHARGMVHRDIKPENIVAEPDGSAKLVDFDLSGPLHEVLTAPTRMGTAAFQSPEAYRGEPLGPESDLYGVGVLLGWGLHGSVLESGETPPHSDDPLSHLHIILTRRDAASRPNNALWARSELLALAGLPY
- a CDS encoding long-chain-fatty-acid--CoA ligase, translated to MTAPQPPAASPLPRPWLAHYETGVPHDFTPSADTVPMLLERAAAKFPDRPALTFVGASMTYKELWQDAQRFATALQKAGVAAGDRVSIMLPNCPQFVVGFYGALLAGAVVVNTSPLYTPKELEHQLTDSGSETLIILDTFYPRFAEIESRVGVRRVIVTGIQDALPFPKNLLYPVKARREGTWVSIKATGKVLPFKALVKSQPPTPSPVRVEPDDVALLQYTGGTTGVPKGAMLTHRNLVANCEQARAWMTDLRDGQEVTLAAIPFFHVYGMTVAMNLSVLVGATMALVPNPRDIKMVLGAITASKATLFPGVPTLYNAINNHPDTPKHDLTSIRACISGSAPLLLETSRKFREITGGANLVEGYGLTEASPITHTNPIFSGQREGSIGLPMPGVDAVVVGDDGQPVPYGEVGELWVAGPMIMKGYWQRPDETAKTMREAFGRMWLMTGDMSIMGEDGYFSIVDRKKDLIIAGGFNIYPREVEEVLMSHPAVLEAAAVGLPDAYRGENVHAVVALKPGMKATEAEIIAHCKKDLSAYKVPRSVEFRSELPKTAAMKILRRQLAQEAREAQAIGKG
- a CDS encoding aminoglycoside adenylyltransferase domain-containing protein codes for the protein MWPPSVTALLGHLLAEQQAVLGPNLVGLYLRGSLALGDFDPETSDVDALCITDQPVDPAEYAGLAALHIRLFASGQPYCRELEVAYLSRASAERWRPEERHPTLSRGGGVLDWQTHHENWVMERWAVLHGESRFFGPEPHTLIAPVSEAHIRRAVLNRLHDWRAFALTPHDPGWGHRGHAVYAAETICRIAHTLSTGQLGSKPAAVRWAVLTFPEPWHTLISNLDRWRSDPAIDADLNGRVQGLVVWAAQNVEHHDR
- a CDS encoding DUF1999 domain-containing protein: MRYRVPTEHDYDALHALDLAALRHADPAFDTLPDREREGRICTTLPALKFYERSEHSFVAEDDGVLHGFIFAQSVWQGDRPVVLVRTVALAPHAQPDAQAATAEGLLHATVKSAYDTAVYEVHFAVTPALEAAAVAEGAHVLGRYAVRHLGTRADTAPGQKLGPSELPELGR
- a CDS encoding patatin-like phospholipase family protein → MTGYGLVLGGGGARGLAHIGVWRVLEEAGIKPTVLAGTSMGGLVGAFIAAGYSGAELEKISASVSWRRLVDWRPGTGLIRVSAFESWLSQHLPATFEELPLPLAVTATDVLTGRGVYLSRGNLLTALRATTAYPGALEPVPIGEMLLSDGGVLNQVPVDAALFLGVRKVLAVDVTAPSPLELHGRRVLLWRREAHLGPVQALRRAVEIMQAQLTDARLSLYRPDILLRPVLGDVDLQNFNRSAQAIEAGRNAALAELPRIHTLLGSAGTD
- a CDS encoding DUF503 domain-containing protein, with amino-acid sequence MALGYVGVLTIRVEMPWVSNLKEKRALVRPVVERLKSRYPLTVARLDGLDAHDWEIIGVATLSNDYVWVEETLRMAADYIAREGEYRVAWETTEITVLGEDDGDDEDE